The Amblyomma americanum isolate KBUSLIRL-KWMA chromosome 6, ASM5285725v1, whole genome shotgun sequence genome has a window encoding:
- the LOC144095512 gene encoding uncharacterized protein LOC144095512, which translates to MVMETVQQPHCMVHGQEVDETLTNFTVSEAVARGSGSTQCTGSDDAHLLAANALCDVHSPPQLRRPVTANSVACNRPGSDDNHVSNNRDTKLLMPRPPRVHRRTACQVKLGSSFAASHDRNDRFAAPVTRSIRIARLCGQRVVPLPQCSAGAGHQNLQRIFGDSDPREEDLQKFCANNQFNVYECVEQPVNESPVLCISHDVSKSKYNDLCASASKVKNHEETKEDLKPSSTPDVIGIQDHPAEYERIYGRQEPAPSHSPAGCIVHNEKSSDMASAPAIKISLQADQPARRSWFNAAVTIALVMFIVSRVIYLQKYKKRPLGIDTAGTHSAYEISNVALFRLRKKYIRPIVEGMNSNEAKQKSAFEHIQGPAEEKLM; encoded by the coding sequence ATTTCACTGTGTCGGAAGCAGTTGCCCGCGGATCGGGGAGCACGCAGTGTACAGGAAGCGACGACGCGCACCTCCTGGCAGCAAACGCCTTATGCGATGTTCACTCGCCGCCACAATTGAGACGGCCAGTGACAGCGAACAGCGTCGCTTGTAATAGACCCGGGTCGGACGACAACCACGTGTCCAATAACAGGGATACAAAGCTCCTTATGCCGCGGCCGCCACGGGTTCATCGACGGACAGCTTGCCAAGTCAAGTTGGGCTCAAGCTTCGCAGCCAGTCATGATCGAAATGACCGTTTCGCAGCTCCGGTGACGCGTTCAATCCGTATTGCTCGCCTTTGCGGTCAGAGAGTAGTTCCTTTACCACAATGTTCTGCAGGAGCCGGCCATCAGAACTTGCAGCGAATCTTTGGTGACAGTGACCCACGGGAGGAGGACCTGCAGAAGTTTTGTGCGAACAATCAATTTAACGTCTACGAGTGTGTTGAACAACCCGTGAACGAGTCACCCGTGCTATGTATATCGCACGATGTCTCAAAGAGTAAGTACAACGATTTATGCGCTTCAGCCTCCAAAGTTAAGAACCACGAGGAGACGAAGGAGGATCTCAAACCCTCCTCGACGCCGGATGTTATCGGCATCCAGGATCACCCCGCGGAATATGAGCGAATATATGGGCGGCAAGAACCGGCGCCAAGCCATTCGCCCGCAGGGTGCATTGTACACAATGAAAAGTCCAGTGACATGGCCAGTGCACCTGCCATTAAGATATCGCTGCAGGCGGACCAGCCCGCACGCCGTTCTTGGTTCAATGCCGCTGTGACTATTGCACTCGTCATGTTTATCGTGTCTCGCGTGATCTATCTCCAGAAATACAAGAAGCGGCCGCTGGGGATCGATACTGCGGGCACTCACAGCGCTTATGAAATCTCCAATGTGGCACTTTTTCGCCTGCGGAAAAAATATATTCGCCCGATTGTCGAAGGAATGAATTCTAATGAGGCTAAGCAAAAATCCGCATTTGAACATATTCAGGGACCCGCGGAAGAAAAGCTAATGTAA